In Castor canadensis chromosome 11, mCasCan1.hap1v2, whole genome shotgun sequence, a single genomic region encodes these proteins:
- the LOC109687699 gene encoding CD48 antigen-like isoform X1, translating into MMGSCSEDPNYYWISRLLGVITFLSIYRSLAKSSGAHDSVVKDPGTTIHLKGIRGGSVLFHVTKETAEADVQEITWSFGPGSDYSIMLKMHRGSETPDWVSLQDKYKQRVHVPNMTSLRIENLILQDSGPYKAQITLTNGKGSDQFFHLNIYEPVPPPQIQNNSISITPDWCNVTLECNVTGTSEHLNVTWKSKDLPRELEQRGTPGPAPNPWTLTVRLPHSHLHASLTCVVSNYVDQKNATLELGNICAQDTYQQSTTSLLVGILGGCVAVLLILGTGLYLWKTREKKKVEMGRGAGLQEDQRVNEDSIHYAQLMEQESQEAKNKGTGEQHLEEEGPVTTVYSEICNQGQAMMII; encoded by the exons GTATTTACAGGTCTTTAGCCAAGAGTTCTGGAGCTCATGATTCTGTAGTTAAGGATCCTGGAACCACCATTCATCTGAAGGGGATCCGAGGAGGTTCAGTCCTGTTCCATGTGACCAAGGAGACAGCAGAAGCTGATGTGCAGGAGATCACTTGGAGCTTTGGTCCTGGCTCAGACTACAGCATCATGCTAAAAATGCACCGTGGGTCAGAGACCCCGGATTGGGTCAGCCTGCAGGACAAGTACAAACAGAGGGTCCATGTGCCCAACATGACATCGCTGAGGATTGAGAACTTGATCTTACAGGACAGTGGGCCATACAAGGCTCAGATTACATTAACTAATGGAAAAGGATCTGACCAATTTTTTCACCTCAATATTTATG AACCTGTGCCCCCTCCTCAGATCCAGAACAACTCAATATCAATCACTCCTGACTGGTGCAATGTCACCCTGGAATGTAATGTCACAGGGACCTCAGAGCACCTGAATGTGACCTGGAAGAGCAAGGATCTTCCCAGGGAGCTGGAGCAGAGAGGGACACCAGGACCAGCTCCCAACCCCTGGACATTAACTGTGAGGCTGCCCCACAGCCATCTGCATGCCAGCCTCACCTGTGTGGTCAGCAACTATGTGGACCAGAAAAATGCCACCTTAGAGCTTGGCAACATTTGTGCCCAAG ACACATATCAACAGTCCACAACAAGCCTCTTAGTAGGCATCCTCGGGGGCTGTGTGGCTGTGCTCTTGATCCTGGGAACTGGACTGTACCTTTGGAAGACACGTGAGAAGAAGAAAGTGGAGATGGGAAGAG GTGCAGGATTGCAGGAGGACCAGAGGGTCAATGAAGACAGCATCCACTATGCACAGCTGATGGAGCAGGAGTCTCAGGAGGCCAAGAACAAG GGTACTGGTGAACAACATCTGGAAGAAGAGGGACCTGTCACTACTGTCTATAGTGAAATTTGTAACCAAGGCCAGGCCATGATGATCATTTAA
- the LOC109687699 gene encoding SLAM family member 6-like isoform X2, with protein sequence MMGSCSEDPNYYWISRLLGVITFLSIYRSLAKSSGAHDSVVKDPGTTIHLKGIRGGSVLFHVTKETAEADVQEITWSFGPGSDYSIMLKMHRGSETPDWVSLQDKYKQRVHVPNMTSLRIENLILQDSGPYKAQITLTNGKGSDQFFHLNIYGTSEHLNVTWKSKDLPRELEQRGTPGPAPNPWTLTVRLPHSHLHASLTCVVSNYVDQKNATLELGNICAQDTYQQSTTSLLVGILGGCVAVLLILGTGLYLWKTREKKKVEMGRGAGLQEDQRVNEDSIHYAQLMEQESQEAKNKGTGEQHLEEEGPVTTVYSEICNQGQAMMII encoded by the exons GTATTTACAGGTCTTTAGCCAAGAGTTCTGGAGCTCATGATTCTGTAGTTAAGGATCCTGGAACCACCATTCATCTGAAGGGGATCCGAGGAGGTTCAGTCCTGTTCCATGTGACCAAGGAGACAGCAGAAGCTGATGTGCAGGAGATCACTTGGAGCTTTGGTCCTGGCTCAGACTACAGCATCATGCTAAAAATGCACCGTGGGTCAGAGACCCCGGATTGGGTCAGCCTGCAGGACAAGTACAAACAGAGGGTCCATGTGCCCAACATGACATCGCTGAGGATTGAGAACTTGATCTTACAGGACAGTGGGCCATACAAGGCTCAGATTACATTAACTAATGGAAAAGGATCTGACCAATTTTTTCACCTCAATATTTATG GGACCTCAGAGCACCTGAATGTGACCTGGAAGAGCAAGGATCTTCCCAGGGAGCTGGAGCAGAGAGGGACACCAGGACCAGCTCCCAACCCCTGGACATTAACTGTGAGGCTGCCCCACAGCCATCTGCATGCCAGCCTCACCTGTGTGGTCAGCAACTATGTGGACCAGAAAAATGCCACCTTAGAGCTTGGCAACATTTGTGCCCAAG ACACATATCAACAGTCCACAACAAGCCTCTTAGTAGGCATCCTCGGGGGCTGTGTGGCTGTGCTCTTGATCCTGGGAACTGGACTGTACCTTTGGAAGACACGTGAGAAGAAGAAAGTGGAGATGGGAAGAG GTGCAGGATTGCAGGAGGACCAGAGGGTCAATGAAGACAGCATCCACTATGCACAGCTGATGGAGCAGGAGTCTCAGGAGGCCAAGAACAAG GGTACTGGTGAACAACATCTGGAAGAAGAGGGACCTGTCACTACTGTCTATAGTGAAATTTGTAACCAAGGCCAGGCCATGATGATCATTTAA
- the LOC109687699 gene encoding CD48 antigen-like isoform X3 — MMGSCSEDPNYYWISRLLGVITFLSIYRSLAKSSGAHDSVVKDPGTTIHLKGIRGGSVLFHVTKETAEADVQEITWSFGPGSDYSIMLKMHRGSETPDWVSLQDKYKQRVHVPNMTSLRIENLILQDSGPYKAQITLTNGKGSDQFFHLNIYEPVPPPQIQNNSISITPDWCNVTLECNVTGTSEHLNVTWKSKDLPRELEQRGTPGPAPNPWTLTVRLPHSHLHASLTCVVSNYVDQKNATLELGNICAQGAGLQEDQRVNEDSIHYAQLMEQESQEAKNKGTGEQHLEEEGPVTTVYSEICNQGQAMMII, encoded by the exons GTATTTACAGGTCTTTAGCCAAGAGTTCTGGAGCTCATGATTCTGTAGTTAAGGATCCTGGAACCACCATTCATCTGAAGGGGATCCGAGGAGGTTCAGTCCTGTTCCATGTGACCAAGGAGACAGCAGAAGCTGATGTGCAGGAGATCACTTGGAGCTTTGGTCCTGGCTCAGACTACAGCATCATGCTAAAAATGCACCGTGGGTCAGAGACCCCGGATTGGGTCAGCCTGCAGGACAAGTACAAACAGAGGGTCCATGTGCCCAACATGACATCGCTGAGGATTGAGAACTTGATCTTACAGGACAGTGGGCCATACAAGGCTCAGATTACATTAACTAATGGAAAAGGATCTGACCAATTTTTTCACCTCAATATTTATG AACCTGTGCCCCCTCCTCAGATCCAGAACAACTCAATATCAATCACTCCTGACTGGTGCAATGTCACCCTGGAATGTAATGTCACAGGGACCTCAGAGCACCTGAATGTGACCTGGAAGAGCAAGGATCTTCCCAGGGAGCTGGAGCAGAGAGGGACACCAGGACCAGCTCCCAACCCCTGGACATTAACTGTGAGGCTGCCCCACAGCCATCTGCATGCCAGCCTCACCTGTGTGGTCAGCAACTATGTGGACCAGAAAAATGCCACCTTAGAGCTTGGCAACATTTGTGCCCAAG GTGCAGGATTGCAGGAGGACCAGAGGGTCAATGAAGACAGCATCCACTATGCACAGCTGATGGAGCAGGAGTCTCAGGAGGCCAAGAACAAG GGTACTGGTGAACAACATCTGGAAGAAGAGGGACCTGTCACTACTGTCTATAGTGAAATTTGTAACCAAGGCCAGGCCATGATGATCATTTAA